The Roseofilum reptotaenium CS-1145 genome has a window encoding:
- a CDS encoding 2Fe-2S iron-sulfur cluster-binding protein, with protein sequence MANIQFVNEDKVAIAANGANLRLEALEKGIDIYKLIGKMTNCGGVGQCGTCIVEIVEGMENLSAKTNFEERKLKKKPETYRLACQTLVNGPVSVKTKP encoded by the coding sequence ATGGCTAATATCCAATTTGTCAATGAGGATAAAGTGGCGATCGCTGCCAATGGAGCCAACTTACGTTTAGAAGCTCTAGAAAAGGGGATCGATATCTATAAACTGATCGGCAAAATGACCAATTGTGGTGGAGTCGGTCAATGTGGGACGTGCATCGTAGAGATTGTTGAGGGTATGGAAAACCTCTCGGCTAAGACGAACTTTGAAGAACGAAAGCTCAAGAAAAAGCCCGAAACCTATCGTTTAGCCTGTCAAACCTTGGTCAATGGCCCCGTAAGTGTAAAAACGAAGCCCTAA
- the psbM gene encoding photosystem II reaction center protein PsbM: MQVNDLGFVASILFVLVPAVFLLILYIQTASRDNKGT, encoded by the coding sequence ATGCAAGTAAATGACTTAGGATTTGTGGCCAGCATCCTATTCGTCCTGGTTCCTGCTGTATTTTTGTTGATCCTCTATATTCAAACCGCTAGTCGTGATAACAAAGGCACTTAA
- a CDS encoding universal stress protein, which produces MFKKILVAVAGRGLCEQMMNMLLEIPSIQRDTQVTLLHVVPKKSSERDIANLLEEGGKILAQAVDSLKLDEERINPRLKQGDPKQTVLDVAAEENSDLIIMGSRALGRLQSILQQSVSQYVFQTSTRPMLLVKDDVYVKRLNRVLVALDGSETAQESLQVALKLLQEVSGSSLTLLHVNPESKIASPDQDPILVDAAQKAKVFGVNTELLHAMGNAGEKICQIAEEKNVDLMVLGSPDRRPSIAKKLPDLDRLLGSSLSDYVRVQANCPVLLVRNTSN; this is translated from the coding sequence ATGTTCAAGAAAATTTTAGTTGCCGTTGCTGGCCGAGGCCTGTGCGAACAAATGATGAATATGCTCCTAGAGATTCCCTCCATTCAAAGGGACACTCAAGTGACGCTTCTCCATGTTGTTCCCAAGAAGTCTAGCGAACGCGATATTGCCAACCTGTTAGAAGAAGGGGGCAAAATCCTCGCTCAAGCAGTGGACTCCCTCAAACTGGATGAAGAACGGATTAATCCCCGCCTCAAGCAAGGAGATCCTAAACAAACCGTTCTTGATGTGGCTGCAGAAGAAAACTCTGACCTGATCATCATGGGTTCTCGGGCCCTGGGTCGTCTACAGTCGATCCTCCAACAATCCGTAAGTCAATATGTTTTCCAGACCAGTACCCGTCCGATGCTGCTCGTGAAAGATGATGTGTATGTCAAGCGCCTCAATCGGGTATTAGTTGCTCTTGATGGTTCAGAAACTGCTCAGGAAAGTCTACAGGTTGCCCTAAAACTTCTGCAAGAGGTTTCGGGCAGTTCTCTGACCCTGCTGCATGTGAATCCTGAATCGAAAATCGCCAGTCCCGATCAAGACCCGATTTTAGTCGATGCGGCCCAAAAAGCGAAAGTCTTTGGGGTAAATACGGAATTGCTCCATGCCATGGGTAATGCAGGTGAAAAAATTTGCCAGATTGCCGAGGAAAAAAATGTGGATTTGATGGTGTTGGGTTCTCCAGACCGTCGGCCCTCTATCGCGAAAAAACTACCCGATCTCGATCGCTTATTGGGATCTTCTCTGTCTGACTATGTGCGAGTTCAGGCAAATTGTCCGGTATTACTGGTCAGAAATACCAGTAACTAG
- a CDS encoding acyl-CoA thioesterase yields MATSRIVPVYPGGADPGDRPWFEYPVCVYPHHTDYAGVVWHGSYIQWMEEARVEYFRSMGVDFAQLVAIGCDLPVVDLSVRYQRPLQLGMRAILKTRLAEITGVRQIIQCQICSLDGHERYMTAQVTLVAVDRQRGKVLRKLPSMLVDALMKLS; encoded by the coding sequence ATCGCGACTTCCAGAATTGTACCCGTTTATCCTGGAGGGGCTGATCCTGGCGATCGCCCCTGGTTTGAGTATCCGGTTTGTGTCTATCCCCACCATACCGACTATGCCGGAGTGGTTTGGCATGGAAGTTATATCCAATGGATGGAAGAGGCAAGGGTAGAGTATTTCCGCTCTATGGGGGTTGATTTCGCTCAATTGGTGGCCATCGGATGCGATCTACCGGTGGTGGATCTGTCGGTGCGCTATCAGAGACCTCTTCAGTTAGGGATGAGAGCGATCCTGAAAACTCGTTTGGCAGAAATTACTGGGGTTCGCCAGATTATCCAATGTCAGATTTGTTCGTTAGATGGACACGAGCGTTATATGACTGCTCAGGTTACTTTAGTCGCGGTCGATCGCCAACGGGGTAAGGTACTAAGAAAGTTACCATCAATGCTTGTGGATGCTCTGATGAAGTTGTCTTAG